One region of Eremothecium gossypii ATCC 10895 chromosome II, complete sequence genomic DNA includes:
- a CDS encoding ABL210Cp (Non-syntenic homolog of Saccharomyces cerevisiae YKL217W (JEN1)), producing MGRIRRYLITRVTELLPGKKLSRERFRHEMDPRRTLSTVKPKTWLFVASAFFALLVEATDFFIVSLNVVKIAEDLNVNDEKVTWGMTIALMTRTIGAVLYGYIGDQFGQKASFMINIGMISILQLLTGFATTFPYFIACRAYFGVELGGCFGTATTQCLDDLPENARSWVSGGFQQAYSLGFLVATILTRVLADTTEKRWRTCFWFLSGLSFLSLLFRASLGETDAFLARKLMQQEGELHKRHVSTYSQIWNSLWNERYIVIYMILLMTGYNYFSHASQDLFPTMLIKQLGYSPNQSAVTNCAANVGAIIGGLFISRFSSISSRRVVILVCILLAACLVYPWGFVHDRSIIVSVFFLQFFVQGAWGLVPHHLHCLAPNSDTKTFFVGVAYQLGNLASSPSSLLESSLARNFPLDNGNKELYDYGRVMAYFVWGSIALMFLVVTLGPEFNPNREYEFMEWSEEVSTDESMLPPTKQEIV from the coding sequence ATGGGTAGAATACGCCGCTACCTCATAACCAGAGTGACGGAATTGCTTCCAGGCAAAAAGTTATCGCGCGAACGATTCCGTCACGAGATGGATCCGCGGCGTACTCTTTCTACTGTGAAGCCAAAAACTTGGTTATTTGTTGCAAGTGCTTTCTTCGCACTATTAGTGGAAGCAACAGATTTTTTTATCGTTTCGTTAAATGTTGTAAAGATTGCAGAAGACCTAAATGTCAACGACGAAAAAGTAACCTGGGGGATGACAATCGCCCTTATGACACGCACAATTGGTGCAGTATTATATGGGTATATCGGTGACCAATTTGGTCAGAAGGCATCATTCATGATTAACATTGGCATGATCTCGATACTTCAGTTACTCACTGGGTTTGCGACAACGTTTCCATATTTCATTGCATGCAGAGCATATTTTGGGGTCGAATTAGGGGGTTGTTTTGGAACCGCCACGACACAATGCCTTGATGATCTTCCGGAAAATGCCCGTAGTTGGGTATCTGGCGGTTTTCAGCAGGCATATAGCTTGGGTTTTTTGGTGGCGACAATTTTAACCAGGGTTCTAGCTGACACAACTGAAAAACGCTGGAGAACTTGTTTCTGGTTCCTTTCTGGTTTAAGTTTTCTATCTCTATTATTTCGTGCTTCTCTAGGAGAAACGGATGCATTCCTGGCACGTAAGCTGATGCAGCAGGAAGGTGAGCTTCATAAAAGGCACGTTAGTACTTATTCTCAAATTTGGAACTCTCTGTGGAATGAACGGTACATTGTCATCTACATGATATTGCTTATGACGGGTTATAATTACTTTTCTCATGCGTCTCAAGATCTCTTTCCAACCATGCTCATTAAACAACTTGGTTATTCTCCCAATCAGTCAGCCGTCACAAATTGTGCAGCCAACGTTGGTGCTATAATAGGTGGACTTTTCATTTCACGTTTTTCCAGCATAAGCTCTAGAAGAGTTGTTATCCTCGTGTGTATTTTGTTGGCTGCCTGTCTTGTTTATCCGTGGGGATTTGTACATGATAGAAGTATTATAGTGTCCGTGTTCTTCCTACAGTTTTTTGTTCAAGGAGCATGGGGCCTTGTCCCACATCATTTACACTGCTTAGCTCCAAACTCAGACACGAAAACCTTTTTCGTGGGCGTGGCATATCAATTGGGAAACTTGGCATCTAGCCCCTCATCGTTGCTTGAAAGCAGCCTTGCAAGAAATTTTCCACTCGATAATGGCAATAAAGAATTGTATGATTATGGTAGAGTTATGGCCTATTTTGTGTGGGGATCTATTGCTCTAATGTTTTTGGTCGTTACCTTGGGTCCGGAATTTAATCCCAATAGGGAATACGAATTTATGGAGTGGAGCGAAGAAGTTAGTACTGACGAAAGTATGCTTCCACCAACAAAACAAGAAATAGTTTGA
- the ATG2 gene encoding Atg2p (Syntenic homolog of Saccharomyces cerevisiae YNL242W (ATG2)) → MHFVLHCDTTAERTMSSWLPQNVQKRLLIYLLQQISIFSQIDTTNLDVSLGCRSQFAFHDVELNVDHMRVPHITVESGHISELELGLVVSGGLDITGDGLCFVVRPELSEVAGSHDLAQSLARSIMDLTNSMMQPLPEVLEGDEVLANSCSEAGDAQQPASSSALDKMRNKVLERALSNLTVRIINVRIQVLFPGQQSITVLVGSVELSTVDKTRRVDLQDICISHSELVPSPEQPDEFMSTSASNSIYMSAIDSLPFGSRSKMEENARNVRALLQMDKLHVTFQGISSVEDISIRDLMLHMGRVDVFLDAIIAVDIGVFEVLVQFVAEFQQDTEVSETSNTLQNYKRFRQEQNLEEDLQITGFTIEELRITLSQSVKVSVIDIQLRNRYIENSTVTVGRVTICDYDLDLLHIDAGSKPCLELTVDSRKLQRIISVDGDIHMDISSTFVSSLIPLIFRLQELGRGLHFVGTNNCKMSQEFKTQVETKTIILSLPVGDDTLQMIIQPISYELSLHTVFTDFISISKVQSSETRDIAIIREIKIGYQTANFQVKSYNLKLSETLLTSKLRGSVSSVELYCSDSDIKWLFDGLSPYQDMITPYMHSKPEVRKPIMNKSVRILSASSVIHRQNVFSDMVLLIERITCSLSADSISSFGNVKTELNSSLLSLNTDNSIIFHSSCVKGSTVFSDVKYCLFEPIKTKDVTKPALFVQRFENGKLKVNVQNTCIYYHAKWLDILDESKGTKSTPQQESAVPVPLQQRIEVKFHDCALSMHPYRLKSALLICVNRCILDISVPPANFKCIIRSPTFMLADDCSNMKTSITESWESLVRYYSKAGFAVIGKSGLLSCTIKQSGGQICLDIDVDRIDLSICADSFQCLIQTLIDIKPPVSFPDEKKYRTEPCSIPVFENVDDEFFVPKGTSNLPALNDMHIVDDFINNSNNSFSEVQVIEETEEGSPLKLEDNGLLFDEGHFNKEDIPVATDSKFFPFGPVAIVLHLFVRKASIKLHDGYDWVYTRRSISKVVDDLEDEVHKQDQPGRVETSLFDSIYLYATPDSNIKKAVSSNIQSEDIIAENYSSKMKLRPSKHHKILIELTNMKLTFSGYSYDEPTEDIADWSTDLLNSIDVEVKTFEIVDNVATSTWNKFLTELKEAHGGSPSMLALSISLVRPIDFLYATELIISAQVSPLRLHVDQDTLDFLIRFSEFKDARFDLIDDYPDIVYIQRFEVNSIDVKLDYKPKKVDYVGLKSGHTSELMNFFTLDGAKMTLKRVVLYGVDGLGELHNCLSSIWTPDITRSQLSGVLKGVTPLKSIITLGSGVKALVTVPLKEYRQDQRLTRSLQKGARDFLKTTSGELIRLGVRMASGTQAILENTEEFFGGQGARARCMSARLPEDELSPVPSACDEFDLFRSSIPRKQSPIVPIPSEEDDIEPLKAISLYADQPQNAQKGVKEAYGSLGKNLTIAYGAVRRAQRDARHSISAQDAATAFARATPIAFIRPMIGATEAVSKTLQGISNQMDRDQLVHMRDKYKQSSHYQRKRER, encoded by the coding sequence ATGCACTTTGTACTCCACTGCGACACTACAGCAGAAAGAACAATGTCGTCGTGGCTGCCTCAGAATGTGCAGAAGAGACTTCTCATCTATCTGTTGCAGCAGATATCCATCTTTTCCCAGATAGATACTACAAACCTGGACGTCTCATTGGGTTGTCGCTCGCAGTTTGCGTTTCATGATGTGGAGCTCAATGTAGACCACATGCGGGTTCCGCATATCACAGTGGAAAGCGGGCACATCTCGGAGCTTGAGCTCGGACTTGTTGTGTCCGGCGGGCTAGACATCACGGGGGATGGACTGTGTTTTGTGGTGCGGCCGGAGTTGAGTGAAGTGGCAGGGTCGCATGATTTGGCACAGTCTCTGGCGCGGAGCATCATGGACCTCACTAACTCAATGATGCAGCCGCTACCAGAAGTCTTGGAGGGAGATGAGGTACTAGCGAATAGCTGCAGCGAGGCTGGCGATGCACAGCAGCCTGCGTCGTCGTCAGCCTTGGACAAAATGCGGAACAAGGTCCTCGAACGGGCATTATCAAATTTAACAGTACGCATCATCAATGTCCGGATCCAGGTCCTTTTTCCGGGTCAGCAGTCGATTACTGTGCTCGTGGGCAGCGTCGAGCTATCTACCGTCGACAAGACGCGTCGTGTGGATCTTCAAGACATATGCATTTCGCATTCGGAACTGGTACCTTCACCCGAACAGCCCGATGAGTTTATGTCCACCAGTGCCTCTAATTCCATATATATGAGCGCGATTGACTCTTTGCCATTTGGTAGCAGAAGCAAGATGGAGGAAAATGCGCGCAACGTTCGCGCGCTCTTGCAGATGGATAAGCTGCACGTGACTTTCCAAGGAATCTCCTCTGTGGAGGATATTAGCATACGTGATTTGATGTTGCATATGGGACGTGTTGATGTGTTTCTCGATGCCATAATCGCTGTAGATATTGGTGTGTTTGAAGTTTTAGTGCAGTTTGTGGCGGAGTTTCAACAGGATACTGAGGTGTCTGAAACTTCGAATACCCTTCAGAATTACAAGCGTTTCCGACAAGAACAGAACTTGGAAGAAGATCTCCAGATTACAGGTTTCACAATTGAGGAACTACGCATAACGTTATCACAATCCGTGAAAGTTAGTGTAATTGACATTCAGCTCAGGAATAGGTATATTGAGAATTCGACTGTCACTGTAGGGAGAGTTACGATATGCGATTATGATCTAGATCTACTTCATATAGATGCCGGTTCTAAGCCATGCTTAGAGCTTACCGTTGACTCCAGAAAACTACAGCGGATCATTTCAGTGGATGGCGACATTCATATGGATATCAGTTCGACTTTTGTTTCCAGTCTTATTCCACTGATTTTCAGGTTACAAGAATTGGGAAGGGGTCTCCATTTTGTAGGGACGAACAATTGTAAGATGTCTCAGGAATTCAAGACTCAGGTTGAAACGAAAACTATTATCTTATCCCTTCCTGTAGGGGACGATACCCTACAGATGATTATCCAACCCATCTCTTACGAACTGTCACTACATACAGTTTTCACTGATTTTATTTCCATATCTAAGGTACAAAGCTCGGAAACTAGGGATATCGCAATTATTCGGGAAATTAAAATTGGATATCAAACAGCCAATTTTCAAGTGAAATCGTACAACTTGAAATTGTCGGAGACGCTGCTAACATCAAAGCTACGGGGGAGTGTCTCGAGCGTTGAACTTTATTGTTCTGATAGTGACATCAAGTGGCTTTTTGACGGATTGTCGCCCTACCAGGATATGATTACACCGTATATGCATTCTAAACCTGAAGTCCGAAAACCGATTATGAATAAATCAGTAAGAATATTGAGTGCTTCGAGCGTTATACACCGGCAAAATGTCTTTTCCGATATGGTACTCTTGATTGAAAGAATCACATGCAGCCTCTCTGCTGATAGCATAAGTTCCTTTGGAAATGTGAAAACGGAATTAAATTCCTCTCTTTTATCTCTCAACACGGATAACAGCATTATATTTCATTCATCATGCGTAAAGGGGAGTACTGTGTTCTCCGATGTCAAATACTGTCTCTTCGAACCCATAAAAACCAAAGATGTGACAAAACCTGCGCTTTTTGTGCAGAGATTTGAAAATGGGAAACTAAAGGTGAATGTGCAAAATACATGCATTTACTATCATGCGAAATGGTTAGATATATTGGATGAATCAAAGGGCACAAAATCTACACCTCAACAGGAATCTGCTGTTCCTGTTCCTCTCCAGCAACGTATAGAGGTTAAATTTCACGACTGTGCTCTATCAATGCATCCTTATAGACTCAAATCAGCCCTTCTTATATGCGTAAACCGTTGCATTTTAGATATATCCGTTCCACCTGCGAATTTCAAATGTATAATTCGCTCCCCTACATTTATGCTTGCCGATGATTGTTCGAATATGAAAACGAGTATCACTGAATCCTGGGAATCTCTGGTCCGATATTATTCAAAAGCTGGCTTTGCAGTAATCGGTAAATCTGGCTTACTTTCATGCACCATCAAACAGTCTGGAGGCCAGATCTGCTTAGACATTGATGTGGACCGCATTGATTTATCAATATGCGCGGATTCATTCCAGTGCTTAATACAGACCCTTATTGACATAAAACCACCTGTCTCATTCCCTGATGAGAAAAAGTACAGGACAGAACCTTGCAGTATCCCAGTATTTGAGAATGTGGATGATGAGTTTTTTGTTCCAAAGGGTACCTCCAATCTACCTGCATTGAACGACATGCATATAGTTGATGATTTTATCAACAATTCTAATAACAGTTTTTCAGAGGTACAGGTGATAGAAGAAACTGAGGAAGGATCGCCGCTCAAGTTAGAAGACAACGGCTTGCTTTTTGATGAAGGCCATTTTAATAAAGAGGATATTCCTGTTGCAACTGACTCGAAATTTTTCCCCTTTGGCCCGGTTGCTATTGTATTGCATCTTTTTGTGAGGAAAGCATCTATAAAGCTTCATGATGGATATGATTGGGTATACACACGTCGCTCAATTTCAAAGGTCGTAGACGACTTAGAGGATGAGGTGCATAAACAGGATCAGCCGGGTAGAGTAGAGACAAGCCTATTTGATTCAATATATCTTTATGCAACACCCGATTCCAATATTAAGAAGGCAGTTAGCAGTAACATTCAGTCAGAGGACATTATTGCGGAAAACTACAGTTCAAAAATGAAGCTACGACCCTCAAAGCACCATAAAATTCTGATAGAATTGACTAACATGAAGCTAACTTTTTCGGGATATAGCTACGATGAACCTACCGAAGATATTGCTGACTGGTCAACTGACCTATTAAACTCCATCGATGTTGAAGTGAAAACTTTTGAAATTGTGGATAATGTTGCCACCTCAACATGGAATAAGTTCCTTACTGAATTGAAGGAGGCACATGGCGGTTCTCCATCTATGTTGGCACTCTCCATCTCCTTGGTGCGCCCGATAGACTTTTTGTACGCCACAGAGTTGATAATAAGTGCTCAAGTATCACCCCTTCGTTTACATGTTGACCAGGACACGTTGGACTTCCTTATCAGGTTTAGTGAGTTTAAGGATGCAAGATTCGATCTCATTGACGACTATCCAGATATAGTTTATATCCAGAGGTTTGAAGTTAACTCAATTGATGTCAAACTAGACTATAAACCAAAGAAGGTAGACTATGTCGGTCTCAAATCGGGCCACACTAGTGAACTAATGAATTTCTTCACCCTTGATGGGGCCAAGATGACTTTGAAAAGGGTGGTCTTGTATGGTGTAGATGGTCTCGGTGAGTTACATAACTGCTTGAGCAGCATATGGACACCAGATATTACGAGGAGTCAACTTTCGGGCGTACTAAAGGGAGTAACGCCTCTTAAGTCCATCATAACTTTAGGCTCCGGAGTCAAGGCCCTTGTTACTGTGCCCCTCAAGGAGTACCGACAGGATCAACGACTAACGAGAAGTTTGCAGAAAGGCGCCCGCGATTTTCTGAAAACCACCAGCGGGGAACTTATAAGGCTAGGTGTACGGATGGCTTCGGGTACTCAAGCAATTCTCGAGAACACGGAGGAGTTCTTCGGTGGCCAGGGCGCTCGTGCCCGGTGCATGAGTGCCCGGCTTCCAGAGGATGAACTATCCCCTGTACCATCGGCCTGTGATGAATTTGATTTGTTCCGCAGCTCGATTCCTCGCAAGCAAAGTCCTATCGTCCCTATCCCCTCAGAAGAAGATGATATCGAACCACTAAAAGCCATTAGCTTGTACGCGGACCAGCCTCAGAACGCCCAGAAGGGTGTTAAGGAAGCGTATGGATCTCTGGGGAAGAACCTAACCATTGCTTATGGTGCAGTGAGGCGTGCCCAGCGCGATGCCCGCCATTCTATTTCCGCCCAGGATGCCGCAACTGCCTTCGCCCGCGCCACCCCGATCGCATTCATCCGGCCTATGATCGGCGCAACTGAAGCAGTTTCCAAGACATTGCAAGGTATCTCTAATCAGATGGATCGTGATCAACTTGTACACATGCGCGACAAATACAAGCAATCCTCCCACTACCAGCGCAAGCGAGAGCGCTAG
- a CDS encoding aldo-keto reductase superfamily protein (Syntenic homolog of Saccharomyces cerevisiae YJR096W), producing MVRVMQKEDCHFRRLSDGTQIPSVGLGVYQVSEQTVQDLVYEALEVGYRLFDSAQAYHNEDGVARGIAAWLKHAPGRRREDVYFTTKINTQNHGYEATKKSLEKSLHAAGPLGYIDLVLVHAPMSDRTRRLGTWQALEEAVVEGQVRSIGVSNYGQQHLSELLGWEGLKIRPVVNQVEINPWLCRQELVQYCRENNIAVQAFSPLMRGKRLDDPILQKVAHQYDKGVAQILVRWSIQMGFIVLPKTAKKERLAPNFDIWDFELSAETMSELTHPDDYFVTVPRWDPTTYEG from the coding sequence ATGGTAAGAGTAATGCAGAAAGAGGATTGCCATTTCCGCCGGCTAAGCGACGGGACCCAGATTCCGTCAGTGGGTCTAGGCGTGTACCAGGTCAGTGAGCAGACGGTTCAAGACCTCGTGTACGAAGCGCTGGAGGTTGGCTACCGACTTTTCGACTCCGCACAAGCCTACCACAATGAGGACGGTGTTGCCCGCGGCATTGCAGCGTGGTTAAAGCATGCGCCGGGGCGGCGCCGTGAGGATGTGTATTTCACCACGAAGATTAACACACAGAACCATGGCTACGAGGCCACGAAGAAGTCGCTGGAGAAGTCGCTGCATGCTGCTGGGCCGCTAGGCTACATAGACCTTGTGCTAGTGCACGCGCCCATGTCCGACCGCACAAGGCGGCTCGGCACCTGGCAAGCGCTGGAGGAGGCAGTAGTAGAGGGACAAGTGCGGTCAATTGGCGTTTCAAATTATGGTCAGCAACACTTGTCTGAACTACTAGGATGGGAGGGATTAAAGATTCGACCCGTGGTTAACCAGGTAGAGATCAACCCTTGGTTATGCCGCCAGGAGCTGGTACAATACTGTCGTGAAAATAACATTGCTGTCCAGGCATTCTCCCCCCTGATGCGTGGTAAGCGTCTAGATGATCCTATACTGCAGAAAGTGGCTCATCAGTACGACAAGGGAGTGGCCCAGATTCTTGTGAGGTGGTCGATTCAGATGGGGTTCATCGTGTTGCCAAAAACGGCTAAGAAGGAAAGGTTGGCGCCCAATTTTGATATTTGGGATTTTGAACTCTCGGCCGAAACAATGTCCGAGCTGACACACCCCGATGATTATTTCGTGACCGTCCCAAGGTGGGATCCCACGACTTATGAAGGCTGA